A window of the Lactuca sativa cultivar Salinas chromosome 5, Lsat_Salinas_v11, whole genome shotgun sequence genome harbors these coding sequences:
- the LOC111881134 gene encoding probable carotenoid cleavage dioxygenase 4, chloroplastic, producing the protein METVSCCSINSHSSFHRYTNFHYHTKTIKSRPSFIVSVFKTPIARRSRKEENPPNVESGNTLLEKVFKKLDKVIVDFLDPPLHLSIDANYILSDNFAPVSELSPTECDVIQGSIPACLNGVYIRNGPNPQFHPNGPHHYFDGDGMVHSIRISNGRATFCSRYVKTNKYLIERQHRSHVVPNVIGGTRGIGPFMARAAVFAARVIFGQYDIINGIGVANTNVSVLGGKVYALCESDIPYAVKVKDDGDVITLGHDDFGGKLSKNMTAHPKIDHKTKEAFAFRYWATKPYLTYFRFDSNGNKQPDVPIFSMEHPSLTHDLAITQKYAIVCETQIGASPMNLIHGGRLVGVDSTKVPRVGVLPRYANDESDMKWFEVPGFNIFHAVNAWDETEEDGSEVVVLVAPNILSVEHFFDRADLIHGSMEKVRINLRTGVVSRKTLSSNNLEFPVINPAFIGKKNKYVYAATSEQSPAKCRMMRVSGVAKLDIAATEENNEIDECTIASRIYGNNCFGGEPFFIARDPEDPNLEEDDGYVVCYVHDESLGVSKFLVMDARSPTLEVVAEVKLPQRVPYGLHGIFIREKDLNEM; encoded by the exons ATGGAAACCGTCTCCTGCTGCTCCATAAATTCGCATTCATCGTTCCACAGATATACCAATTTCCATTATCATACTAAAACCATCAAATCCCGACCAAGTTTCATCGTTTCCGTATTCAAAACACCAATTGCCCGAAGAAGTCGAAAAGAAGAAAATCCGCCTAATGTCGAGTCCGGAAACACGTTACTCGAAAAAGTATTTAAAAAACTTGACAAAGTTATTGTGGATTTTCTCGATCCTCCACTTCACTTATCTATTGACGCGAACTATATTTTATCTGATAACTTCGCACCGGTCAGTGAATTGAGTCCAACCGAGTGCGATGTCATACAGGGTTCCATCCCTGCATGTCTTAATGGGGTTTACATACGTAACGGACCGAACCCACAGTTCCACCCTAATGGTCCACACCACTACTTTGATGGTGATGGGATGGTCCACTCGATTAGGATTTCCAACGGTCGAGCCACTTTCTGTAGCCGATACGTGAAGACCAACAAGTACCTAATCGAGCGTCAGCATCGATCCCACGTTGTCCCCAATGTCATAGGAGGGACACGTGGGATCGGCCCATTTATGGCTCGTGCAGCAGTATTCGCTGCACGAGTTATTTTTGGGCAGTATGATATTATCAACGGAATAGGCGTTGCCAATACAAATGTATCGGTTTTGGGGGGGAAAGTTTATGCCTTATGCGAATCCGATATTCCTTATGCAGTCAAAGTTAAAGATGATGGAGATGTAATAACATTAGGCCATGACGACTTTGGTGGGAAGCTTTCCAAGAACATGACGGCTCACCCGAAGATTGATCACAAGACAAAGGAGGCTTTTGCGTTTCGTTACTGGGCCACAAAGCCGTATCTTACTTACTTTCGGTTTGATTCAAATGGAAATAAGCAGCCGGACGTTCCCATCTTCTCCATGGAACACCCTTCTCTGACACATGACCTGGCTATCACCCAAAAGTATGCAATCGTCTGTGAGACTCAAATTGGCGCGAGTCCCATGAACCTGATCCACGGAGGTCGGTTAGTCGGTGTAGACTCTACAAAAGTTCCGAGAGTCGGTGTTCTTCCAAGATATGCGAATGATGAGTCGGATATGAAGTGGTTTGAGGTGCCTGGATTCAATATATTTCATGCCGTGAATGCATGGGATGAGACGGAGGAAGATGGCAGCGAGGTGGTGGTGCTGGTGGCACCCAACATATTGTCGGTGGAACACTTTTTTGATCGAGCCGATCTAATCCATGGATCCATGGAGAAAGTGAGGATTAATTTACGAACTGGGGTTGTGTCCAGGAAAACTTTGTCATCAAACAACTTGGAGTTTCCTGTGATCAATCCAGCCTTCATCGGTAAAAAGAACAA GTACGTTTACGCAGCAACCTCAGAGCAATCTCCGGCAAAATGTAGGATGATGAGGGTATCAGGGGTGGCAAAACTAGACATTGCAGCAACGGAAGAGAACAATGAAATAGATGAGTGCACAATAGCTAGTCGGATTTATGGAAATAACTGCTTTGGAGGTGAGCCGTTTTTCATTGCCAGAGACCCAGAAGATCCGAACTTGGAAGAAGATGATgggtatgttgtgtgttatgtgcaTGATGAAAGCTTGGGGGTGTCGAAATTCTTGGTGATGGATGCTCGGTCGCCGACTCTTGAAGTGGTTGCGGAGGTGAAACTGCCGCAAAGAGTGCCTTATGGTTTACATGGGAtattcattagggaaaaggacCTCAATGAGATGTGA